Genomic DNA from Nitrosospira lacus:
ACAGCGCGTTAATGCGCGCCAGTGGCAGGAATATTGGTGGGGCGCCGTGGGGGTTTGATGGGTTACGCTGCGCGCCACCCATCCTGCGCACGCTGCAACGAGTATGGCACATGCAATACTGCCGTCCGCTCAGTGCCCCCATCCTTCATCTGCCGCCACATTGTCTGTATCGACTTTCCCGGATTCTTCCGGAATGATCTTCTGCAATTCTTGAAATAACGCACGAAAGCTCCTGGGCGGCTTGTTCGCGAGTTTCTCCTTAGGAGCGTTGCGCGCGAGCGCGCGCAAATGCTGCAAGTCAGCGTGAGGATAGTTTCGCGCAAGTTCTGCGAAGGCCTGCTCATCCGCAAGCAGGCGGTCGCGCCAGCGTTCCAGCAGGTGAAGCCGTACGGTATGTTGCACGGTTGCGCCGTTCCATACATTAAACTTTTCCAGAATAGGTACCGCATCAACGTCGCGCATCAATTTGCCGATATATTGCATCTGCCGGCGGCGGGCTTCATGCTTATGTATCCGTCTGGCTTCGAGTATGGCGTCTGTGAGCGCTTCCGGCAAAGCCAACTCGGTCAGTCGCTTGACATCGAGCAGCACCAATTGTTCGCCAATGTCCTGCAGGGCATGCATTTCTTGCTTGCGGCGGGTCTTGCTGGGCAAGAGATCGGGCTCTGAATTCTGCCCAAAATCGTTGATCGGCTTTTTTTGCATGGCGGCTTGTTAGGAATCTCTGAATAAGTCCCACGTGGGCACGACGACGGCTTTGCGGGATGGAATGCGCGAAAGGCGAAGACGTGAATGGTGCTCCCCTTCGCTAGGAGCCTGACAAAGCGGGCCGCCCGCAAAGCCCCGTCCCCTTCGGTTGCTGGTAAAATCGGGCGCTCACTGCGTTACACTCCTTGGCATCGTAGACTACGACCTGCGTCGTGCGCCTTGTGATCATCCCAATTTTACCAGCAATGCGCTCCACGGCGGACTTATTCAGAG
This window encodes:
- the yjgA gene encoding ribosome biogenesis factor YjgA, which codes for MQKKPINDFGQNSEPDLLPSKTRRKQEMHALQDIGEQLVLLDVKRLTELALPEALTDAILEARRIHKHEARRRQMQYIGKLMRDVDAVPILEKFNVWNGATVQHTVRLHLLERWRDRLLADEQAFAELARNYPHADLQHLRALARNAPKEKLANKPPRSFRALFQELQKIIPEESGKVDTDNVAADEGWGH